AATAAGAGACCGGTTTAAGGCCTGACAACTTTCTCGTCACCTTTTTATTGAGGGTGTCGAGGCCAATTTCATTAAAAATGAAATCTACAGGATTCTTTACCTCAATGCTTCCCTTGTATTCCTCACCCACGATATTTTCCGTTTCAATTCTCAACTTTTCATCTCTTTTGAGATAAAATTGCGCCGTTTTAAAACGGTTAAAGCAAGCCGCACAGGGAACCATCATCATATTCAGCCCATCCTTTTCTGCAGAGACGAGATTTCTGGCAGGAAGGGCAACGGATAATTTAAAATTGGTCATGTGTGCAGAAGAGGCGCCGCAGCAAGACCAGTCTTCGATTTCCTTAAGCTCGATCCCCAAGGCCCCACTCACAGCTCTAACCGATTGATCATATTCTTTTGCTGTAGCATGAAGCGAACATCCTGGATAATACGAGACTTTCAACTATATC
The sequence above is a segment of the Syntrophales bacterium genome. Coding sequences within it:
- a CDS encoding CoB--CoM heterodisulfide reductase iron-sulfur subunit B family protein produces the protein MKVSYYPGCSLHATAKEYDQSVRAVSGALGIELKEIEDWSCCGASSAHMTNFKLSVALPARNLVSAEKDGLNMMMVPCAACFNRFKTAQFYLKRDEKLRIETENIVGEEYKGSIEVKNPVDFIFNEIGLDTLNKKVTRKLSGLKPVSYYGCLLLRPPEICEFDNYENPYMMDAIMKILGAESRPWSYKTDCCGGSLTLGKTEIVVHLVDKLMRMAKEAGANCLVTACPICMANLDMRASEGMRLPAFYFTELIALAMGVGGPDKWFKMHNVDPRPLLDSLGLI